In Sphaerisporangium krabiense, the DNA window AGTAGGTTCTTCGGGCGGCCCTGGGGGCAAGGCGACAGGCCGCTCGTAACGCTGAGACCCCGATCGGCACGCAGACCCCCGGCCCTGAAACGGCTTCTCGCTCCGGGGCCCTTGCACGCTGGTCGCTGCACGCAGCCTCACCGGCGATCAGATCGCCATTCCATGGCGGGGAACCGGTTCTGCGCGCTCGCCGTGACACCTGAGGTGTTGCGCCAAGATGCGGCTGTACGGCGGCGGGAGAGTCATAGACCACCTGCCCGCATGATCCGGCCTCCGGAGCGTGCACCCTCCGGAGCTCTGTCGCGCCGATCTCACGCCTCGATGATGGAGCAGGCGTTAGAACCAAGTTGCCTTCGCCTGGACCGTGTGGGCCTTGCCCTTCAGTTCGATGCGCATGTAGTAGGCCTCGCCTGCCCTCACGGTGGTGGAGATGCTCTCCCACCTGCCGTCGTTGCAGAAGAACCAGCCCGACTTCCTTCGGACATGCTTGTCCTTCGTGCGGACCAGCTGAATCCGGTACCGGGTGCCGTCGCCTCCGCTCCAGCACCCCGCGTAGCCCCTGAGATGGCGCCCGTTGGGGACGAAGTCTGCTGTAGCCCAGTACTTGGTCGGGCTGTGCTTGTAGGGCCCCCAATGGCCCGCGCCCAACTGGGCGTGGACAGCCGAGGGTCCTGAGGCGGCGCTCGCGTTCGCCTGAACGGCGCCGACGCCGGTTACCAGCGCTGCCGCGCACAAGGCGACACTGATCTTTCTCGTGACAGTCACGATGCTGTCCCTTCTCATAGGGGATCCGCTCGGGATCTCCCGAGTGGGTGTGACGGTTCGAGGATGTGGTCTGCCGGGCCAGCGGGGCTTTCATGGCGCTTTAGCGGCTGGTCACACATCTACACCGCGGCGGCCTCGTACCGGACCGCGGGCGCGGGCGCGAGCGGCGTCGGCGACGACAACTTGTCCGCGCCCAACGTCAGCGGTATCGCCGGCGGGCAGGGCAAGTTCGTCGCCGGCTCCACGCTCGCCCGTCCGACAGGGAGCGGTGACGGGGCCGACTTCTGGGTCGACGTCATCTTCGACTTACTGAGTGACTAAGTCACTGGGTGTCTTTGGCGGGGTTGCGACGCCGTATCGGGTTCCTATGACGCCGGGATGACGGCTTGATCGGTGACGGCCTTGTGCAGGGTCTTGGCGAGTTCGACGGCGTCAGCGTTGGCCCAGACGTGCATGGAGAAGAGTGCCGGTCAGGGGCCGTTCAGCAGTTCGGCCAGGTCGGCGGGCAGTGACATCGGCTTGGTGAGGCCGACGCCTGCGCGTCCGGTGTTGCCTTCGGGGTAGCGGCCCAGCGCGGAGCCGGGGGCGGCGACGATGATGCGCACGACCTGGCCGAAGGCTTCGCACGGGTCGCGCTGGGAGACGGCGAGGGCGAACATGGCGATGTAGTAGAGGGGCATTGCCGAAAGCGGCGCTTCAGTCGGAACGCGCGACCTGGGCCGCACAGCCGGTGAGGTCGGTTGGACGCCGTGCCGTTCACCTCGTCGCAGTGGCGGCCATCCTAGCGGCAGCGGCCTTCGGAGGATGGGGCGGCGCCTGTGGCGATCGGCAGGAGTGTTCGTCCGGCCGGGGGTGAGGTGTAGCAGCCTGGCGTGGAACGGTGAGCAGGGTGCGCGCGGTCGCGGCGCGCCGACTGGGCGAGTTATGCCCGATGTGCCGTATAGAGATCATCGTGACGAAGAGTCACTGACTGCGCGTGCACCGTCGCGCGGGCCACCACGTTCCCAACTGCGGACATGAGGCTTGCTCGCGTCAGGCGGCGGAAACGGACGAGGCGCGAGGATGGTGACGGTGCGTGACCGTACGAAGATGTGGTCTTGACTCTGAGGCCCGACTTCGGCTAACCGCCTATTTACTCTTAGGAAAGTTTCCTTTATATTCCTGGCATCCCCCCAGCAAAGGAGCATGGTATGCGGAAGAAGATCATGTTTGGCGGGACCGCCCTGGTCGCCGCCGGCATCACAGTGTTCTCCGCCACTCCCGCATCGGCTCACGGTTACATCTCCCAGCCCCCGAGCCGGCAGGCCTTCTGCGCCCAGCGGGTCGTGACCAACTGTGGTGGCGTGGAGTACGAGCCCCAAAGCGTGGAGGCCCCCAAGGGCTCGCGGCAGTGCAGCGGCGGTGGCGGTTTCTCCGCGCTGAACGACGAGAGCCGGAACTGGCCGGCGACCTCTGTCGGCAATTCGGTCAACTTCAACTGGGTGCTCACCGCCCGCCACGCCACCAGCACGTGGGAGTACTACATCGGTAACACCCGCGTGGCCCTGTTCAACGACGGTGGCAAGCAGCCCGGCGCGACCGTGACGCACAACGTCAACCTGTCCGGCTTCAGCGGACGCCAGAAGGTCCTCGCCATCTGGAACATCGCCGACACGGCGAACGCGTTCTACGCCTGCGTCGACCTGCAGATCGGTGGCGGTGGCCCCAGCACCCCCACTCCGACCCCCACCCGGCCGACCCCCACCCCGAGCCAGACTCCCACGAGTAACCCGACCGGCACGTGGAAGGCCGGCACGGCGTACCGGGCCGGTGACACGGTGACCTACAACGGTGTGACCTACCGCTGCACGCAGCCGCACACCGCCATCCAGGGCTGGGAGCCCCCGAACGTTCCGGCTCTGTGGGCGACCGCCTGAACGACCGCTTCCTGACCGTGCAGTGCGAATGGAGCGGCGCGCATATCGGCGGCCTCGCATAGAGGCCGTGCCGCGAGCAGGTCACGCCCTGCTCATACGGAAGCATGCATACGGGTCTCAGCGAAGCGGGGAGCGCTCATGAAGCCTCCCACCGTCAAGAGCGAATAGTTTCGATTCATCAAAGTCATGCCGCTTGCGCGTTCCCTCGCCGGGCTATGTGCTACCGCGCATCCCGGCGCGGGCGCGCTGCGGTTTCTGGGACCGCGCTGAAAGCTGGTTCACCAATGTCTGGGAGACCCGGGATGGCTGGGGTGGTCCAGGCCCGGACCTGCTCGGCTAGGGCGGTGACATGATCTGGGGGGCATGGCCCTTGCGATGCCGTGTCCCAGGTCGAACACGAACGGGCCCCACTCGGGACGTGCAGGATGCGGTCCATCTCGGCGGCGGAGGGCCGCCAACGACGAGGCTGAGGATCTGCGCGCAGCGCCTCAGGCCGTTGCACCTCTGTAAGGCTCACGCAAGGGGACCGTGGCGTCCAGGCCGATGGAGTCCGCTCCGGTCGCCTCGGCGAAGCCATCGCAGGAGAGCCTGGCGCCCCAGGGGAATGCGATGACCGGAATGTCCGGGTGCTTATCCTCGTCGCTGACCCCCGGCTTTCGTCCACGTGCGGGGGCGCCCCTAGGGCTTCTCGGGCGGCCAGTACAGGTCCAAGAGGGCGAAACGTGCCGTCACCCGACGCTGAGGATTACGATCCTGCCCGCGGAGTACTGACCTGATGGCTATGTTTCTTCTTAACGATGACCATGGGATGCCGCTGGGCGTGTTCGGCAGTCCGAAGGAAGCCATGACGCTGGTGCGTGAGGTCGATCAGTGGAAGCTCGCAGGAGAGGGTGCTTGGAGGGGTGGCGGCCGGACTACTCGTTTCACGACGACAAGCCACACTTCACCGTCCGTCTCATCGGGGAGTTCGTTGAAGACGCCCAGGATGTGACCGGGTGACTGACCAGTGGCAGACCCTCGCCTCTCTCGTCGACTGGCTCAACCGAAGCAACGGCACCAGCGACCACGAGACGGCCATCCGCGTCATGAAGGTCGGGGAGGAGTTCGGCGAAGCGGTCGCCGCCTACGTCGGCATGACCGGCCAGAACCCGCGGAAGGGCATCACCCACTCCGCCGAGGACGTCGCCGGCGAACTGGTCGATGTCGCCGTCACGGCGTTGGTCGCCCTGCACTCCTTCACTCGCGACCCGCGCGGGACGTTCGAAGCGAAGCTCGCTCGGATCGCTGATCGGGTTGCCACGGCGGAGAAGTCGCCTTGAGCATCTATGCAACCCTGTTCTCCCTGGACGACGACAACCACGAGCCAGGGCAGTGCGCGGTCTGGGCGCCAGCCGTAGATGCCCTAGGCGGCCTACAGGCCATCACCTCGGACGGCCGGCGCTGGGCGCGCGTAGCGGCCGCCTGAACGTGCGGCAACGGGCCACCACTCATCTACCAGGGCAGCCATGTCAATCCGTCCGAGGATGATCCTCGCGGGGGAGTGCTTATGGTGTGCGGCATCCCCGACCACTGCCACCCGGACGCCCGTGGCAGTGATGACGCCGGTCGGCCGGTGGAGTTCTTACGACTGTTCGCCTCCGAGGCAGCGAAGCGCAGGGGTACGTGCTTCACCCGCTGTGGATGCCCGCGCAGCAGGCAGAGGCCATCGGCAGAACGGCGTGCGGAAATGCATCAGGGACAACATGGGCGGAAGCTGAATGACCGCCCGCTCCTGCGCTCCAGCGGCGGACCCGATCGGTGGCCCGGATACTGGCGGCGTGCATCCTGGAGACGCCGCTGGACGTCGGCCGGTTGCTCAGGCCGATCAGGTCCGATGGGCAGGGCGAGGGCGTCGTCGAAGTGCTGGAGCAAGGCGAGGGGG includes these proteins:
- a CDS encoding lytic polysaccharide monooxygenase, which translates into the protein MRKKIMFGGTALVAAGITVFSATPASAHGYISQPPSRQAFCAQRVVTNCGGVEYEPQSVEAPKGSRQCSGGGGFSALNDESRNWPATSVGNSVNFNWVLTARHATSTWEYYIGNTRVALFNDGGKQPGATVTHNVNLSGFSGRQKVLAIWNIADTANAFYACVDLQIGGGGPSTPTPTPTRPTPTPSQTPTSNPTGTWKAGTAYRAGDTVTYNGVTYRCTQPHTAIQGWEPPNVPALWATA
- a CDS encoding DUF3703 domain-containing protein; the encoded protein is MPLYYIAMFALAVSQRDPCEAFGQVVRIIVAAPGSALGRYPEGNTGRAGVGLTKPMSLPADLAELLNGP
- a CDS encoding MazG-like family protein; the protein is MTDQWQTLASLVDWLNRSNGTSDHETAIRVMKVGEEFGEAVAAYVGMTGQNPRKGITHSAEDVAGELVDVAVTALVALHSFTRDPRGTFEAKLARIADRVATAEKSP